In Solimonas sp. K1W22B-7, the DNA window TGGTCTGCGTCTCGATCAGGTTGTCGCTGCGATACGTTGCCCGCGTCTTGCGACCGTTGTAGTGCGTGGTGGTGATCAGGCGGCCGTAGGCGTCGTACTCGTAAGCCTCTGCCGCCCCGTTGGGGACGGTGAGCTTGGCGAGTCGCCCGGCGGCGTCGTACTCGAACTTGGTCTTCCTGCCGAGCGGGTCGGTGGATTCGATAACACGGTCCAGTGCGTCGTAGACGAAGCTCGTGGTTTCGCGATCCGCGTTCGTGATGCTGGTCGCGCGGCCCAGATCGTCGCGTACGAAACTGATGCTGCGGCCCAGCGGATCGGTCTGCTTGATTGCGAAACCGCGGCTGTCGTATTCGAGCGCTGATCTCTGGTTCAACGGGTCGGTCACGGCCGTGACGCGGCCGTTGCCATCGCGCGTGAATGAAGTGCTGTTGCCGGCAGCGTCGGTCACCGCAATGAGATTGTCCTTGGCGTCGTAGCCGAGCGTTGTCGTACGCGTACCGCTCCTGATCTTGCGCGGACGCGGACTCTTGCCTTCATAGCTCAGCACGATGTCCTTGCGGCCATCGTTCATCGCCGTGGCGCGGCCCAGTTCGTCCGTGACCGTCGTTTCCGCATGGCCGGTCGGGTCGATGGTCTTGGTCACGTAGCCACGACTGTCATACTCGTAAGCGTAGACGTGGCCAAGCCCGTTGGTTACCTGGGTGTATTGGCCATCGCCCGGGTTGACGACGAAGCTCCAGGTACTGTTTCCGGAGTCATTTTCCGTGACCGCGACAATGTCGCCGGATTCCGACTCCGTATAGCTGACGGTGGTCTTGCGCTCGCCTTCGGTAAAGGCACTGACCCTGTCGTCATCATAGGTGGCTGCGAGCAGGCTCTTGCCGGCTTCATCGGCCACGGCGGTGAGCTGGGCATAGATCTGCGCATCGGCCTGCGGCTGCCAGCTCTGGTAGCTGTACCGGCGCTTGCCTCCCAGCGGGTCGGTGACCGTCGCAAGGCGGCCTTCGGCGTCGTACACATAGGTCCAGGCACGGCCAGTATGATCGGTCACTCTGGAAACACGACCGTTGGCGCCGTAAGCGAAGGTCAGCGATTGTCCGAAGGCGTTGGCCACCTTGGTGATCCGCTGCGAACCATCGTAGTTATAGGTAAGCGTGTTGCCGTTCTGGTCCACGCTGCCGACCAGCGCGCCGAAGCGATCGAAGGTTTCGATCGCGCCGCCCAAGTGCCGCATCTGCACGTTGTCGCCCGCATCGCTGAGGGTGCCGTGGAAGCGGCTGGGTGCCGTGATGCTGCCGTCGCCGCCCTTGGTGAACTGCAGGCGCCGGCCATTGGCAACGCGCAAGGTGTACTGCGTGCTGGCGACAGCCCCGCTTTCGGTCTCGGCGAGCTGCGCCGTGCGATACATGCTGCTTTCGTAATTGAAGCTCCAGCCGACGCCGAATGGGCCATCCTTGGGATCGTTGGAGTTGAAGGTACGCGAAAGACCCAGTGGAACGGTGCCCGCCAACTGGATATCGGTGTCGTTCCACACCAAGTGCCCGGTGCGTAAGTACAGCGGCGAGCCGCATTCGTTCCCCGGCAGCGGGCAATCGCTCTTTGGTTCTCCGGGTTCGTGGGTCACATCCTCCCAGCCTGTGGTGTCATGCCCCTGATCCCAGGGGTAGTGATAAGCGTATGCAGGCATGCAAGCGGCGAACAACGCCGGCAGCAACAAACCCCGCTTCTTGGCCCCAATCCCCATGGTGAGTCCCCGTTAGCGCGCCGCTTGGCTCAACTGGTTGGAAAAAAAGGTGAACCGCTGCGCAATGTCATCGCGCCGCCGCTGCTGTTCCACATGTGCGGCATACCAGTCGGCGATGAGCTTGGCGTTGCGTGCCGCGTAGTTGTGATGTTGTGCAGCGGTGCATCCCTGTGAGTTGAACACCGCCTGGACCTTGGCCTGCGTCGATTCGTCGCGGCTCAAGGCGCCGGTATCGGCACCGGACTGCAGCAGGGCCAGCCGCTGTTCCATGCCTTCCACGGTGAGCTGCCGCACCTGGAGATCCGTCTCCACGTAGCTATTCGGTGTATAGCGGCAAGCCATCGACAGCGGCGTGTAGGCAAGCAGCAGCATCGCAACGAGCTTTTTCATCGGTGAGCGCTCCCTCTAGTAGTAGACGCGCTGGACACGGTATTCGAAGGGGCTGGCGTGACCGCTGTCGTCGATCGCGCGGATACCCAGGCGATACTTGCCCGGCGCAACGAACTTGCCGGCGTTGTTGCGGCCATCCCATTTCACGGAGGCGTCCCCGGCGGGCACACCCAAAAAGGCCTGCCGACGCACTTGCTGGCCTGTTTCCACATGAGACACGACCAGTTCTATGGTGGCCGCCTTGGTCAGCTTGAACTGTAGATGCGTGCGTCCGTCGGCGCTGGCGGTACGGTCACTGGGGACGAGGATCGCGGGGCTGATCTGCAGGTCGCTGAAGCTCACTGGCGTCTGCACGAACACCGCATTGTCGGCGAAGTCATAGGCCCAGATTCCGAACAGGAAGGGGTCCGAAGGATTGGTAAGGATCGGCTTTCCGTCGTCGCCGTTGCCATCCCAGCTCACCGCGTGCGTGCCCGCACCCAGGGGCTCGCGATCCAGGAACGTAACCAGCCGCGTATTGGTATTGAACAGCCCCATGAAAGCGGTGACTTCCGCGGGGCCGTCGAGGGTGAAGGTTACGATCAGGGGATCGTTGTTGTAGGGCTGGAAGCTCCTGGGGATGGAACTGCGCGGCGGGTTGGTGGCATGGCCGCCGGTGCTGCCGCGCGCATCGAGTCGCCTCACCTCGTCCCCTACCTTGTACTGCAGCACGGCATAGTAGGCGGCCCGCGGCAATACTTTGCCGGCGTCGTTGGTGCCGTTCCAGGTGTCGGAGTATTTGCCCGCAGTGCGTCGCTTCCATGGCACGACCTCGCGTACCACGGCACCAGCCTCGTTCTCGATGACAAGGCGCAACTCCAGGTTCGACGATAGGTCCGTAGCAACCGTGGCAACGGTGCCGGCAACGGTGTCGATCGTGCTGTCGGTGACCGATAGCGAAACACGCGTATCGACGATCATGCTGCCGACACTCTTTGCTTTCTTGCTCTGAGCAGTGGTGACTGTGACAGCCGGGTAATACGTGCCGGGCAGCGTGTACTCGTACGTAGCACTGGCGCCGGTAGCGTCCGTGACGCCGTTGCCGTCGAAATCCCATTCCAGAGTGGAAACCGAATCGCCGGAAGCCGGCGTGGCAGTGGCGGAAAAGCTGACCCTGAGTGGCGCAAAACCGCGGACAGGACTGGCCGTCAGCGTGACCGACGGAGAGCCGGCTTCTCCGGCGCGGATTTCAATGTTCGGCGCCCGCACGCGCGTGCTTGCTCCCCGGCTGTCGAAAACCGTCACCGAAGCCGGGTAGCTGCCGGCCGTTTCGTAAGTGGTGCTTACACCGGAGCCGGTGATGGTGGTCCGGTCGACGGTGCCGTCACCGTTGAAATCCCATTCGAAACGGGCAATGCCATCGCTGTCGCTCGCGACGGCACTGAACGTTGCCGTCAGTGGAACCTGGCCATTGGTACGGTCTACTGACACTGACGCCGCCGGGGGGCGGTTGAGCACTTCCATCGTCACCGCGCCTTCGCTGACCTTGCCCCTGCTGTCGGTTACGCGCAACTTGGCGTTGTAGGTGCCCGGCGTGGTGTAGGTGAAATTTTGCGTACGTCCAACAGGATCGCTGACATCGTACTTACCGTCACCGCTAAAGTCCCATTCATAGGTGTTGACGGCAAACTTGGTGATGATGGTGGGCTTGAGCTGTACCGCCAGCGGAGCGAACCCGCTTGTGGGCGTGGCGTCCGGCATCGCCAGCAGGTCCGGCAGCTTTACGGTGTACGAAAAACTGCTTTCGCCGCTGTGGCCGAAGATATCCGACGCGACGATCTCGATTTGCAAAGGACCATCCAGCCATCCTGCCGCTGGAACCAGGGTCAGCACGCCATTGACGAGACTGACTTCCCCGACGAACGCGCCCCCCTGCTGCTTCACCGACCAGCTCGAAATTGAGGCCGGCAGGTTCTGATCCTGGACGTTGAAAGTGAGCGGCTGATCCGGCTGTGCAATCGTGGCGTTGGCTGTTGGATCGGAGGCAACAAGGGCGGGTGGTGAATAGTCGGCATTGAGATTGCCCTCCCAACGACCCTTGTTGTTGGCGGCATCCGCGACGATGACGACCAAGCCGTGCCGGCCTTCGGGCCACCCGGCAGCAGGCCGGATTCTCCACTGATCCGAACCCGCCGCCGGAGCTGTGAAGACAGCAGCTACGTCGCTGCCATCGATGAGCAGCTGGAGGCTGTCGGTATTGAGTTTTTTATTGTCGCCTATCCCCAGGATCAACTCCTGGTTCGGCTCGCTCACCGCCAAAGTTTCCGCGGGTGCGGTCAGTGTTGGCGGCGTCTTGTCCTTGGACTTTCCCTTGCAAGCGGTGACGCTGATCAAAACAGCAAGCGCAACCAACCACGCGCCCCCCTTGTGCTGCCATGACGTATGCATGCTGGCCCCTTCGAGAATTCAGCAAGCCGACCATCACGGTCGGCTCTCCCAACCTACTGAAATCCACGATGCATCCGATGCATCACATCGCGCCCCTGTGGATTTGGCTACCCCAAACACCGCTCCATGGCTCGGGCATTCAAACAGACTATTCGCAGCTTGTTCTTACAGTTCCATTGCGGATGCAGCTAAAGCTCTGGAAGATCGAATTTTTTGCTCGCTCGGCGTCGCCAAACGAATTGACCACCAGCGGCCAGCGAGCTCACCAGAAGTGCCGAAAAGAGCACTATCAAAATGGCGACTATCTCAAGCACGACGACGGCCCGGTTTCGTCACGCGGCTACGTTCCACTGAAAAATGATTTCGACTGCGTCAGGAGGCGCGAGGCCATCTGCCGATCAGAGATGAACATACATTCAAAGGTGGTGTCAACCTGACAACCGAGTCAGTTCTGCCCTGCCTGGGAGCACCAGCCGCAGTCGCACCAGTGCTATGCCCAGGGCCAGGCTGCTGAGCTGATCACTTGGGCTGAGAGTGCCGGCCGCTCCATGAGGCGCTTCCTCCTGCTACGGCCACAGAACAATGGGCCGTGCGTGCGGAGATGGCGAAGGAACGAAAGAGAACGTTGGTAGCGCGAATTCAGAAAATTGAGCAAAAGGTCAATTCTCTTGCTCTACGGCTGGCAGAGCCCAATAGCCCCTGCAGTTCTTCGAGCCTACAAAGACAGAATCACGAAACTGGAGGCTGAGCGGCTGGCGACTAAGGAACAGCTCGCTAAAACGGGCTTGCCTTCCAAGTCATTCGAGCAGAGCTGTAAGGCCGCTATGACGTTTTGGGCGAAGCCGTTGTCGCTTTGGATGTCGCCGCTGCTGAACGTGAAAAGGGCTGTTCTGAAGCTAGCCTTTTCGGGGCGATTGCACTTTTCGCGGAAAACGGGGCGATTCGAACCCGTTTTGTCCTTGCCATTCAAGCTATTAGGGGGCGCTGACCCCCTAATGAATAAATTGGCGTCCCCACGGGGATTCGAACCCCGGTAATCACCGTGAAAGGGTGGTGTCCTAGGCCTCTAGACGATGGGGACGAGGCAGAAAACTTGAATGTCTCCAGGACATTCGCCATTTCGTCAAAAACAACGAAACAGGAGAAAATTTGGTGGAGCTAGTCGGGATCGAACCGACGACCTCTTGCATGCCATGCAAGCGCTCTCCCAGCTGAGCTATAGCCCCGAACAGACCGCAACAGCGTTCGGTGAGGCGCGCATTATACAGACCACATTCGATTTGGGAAGGGCTTTTTTGCAGCTTTTTGACACAGCTGTGGAGCCGTCCAGAAAACGTCGAAATGGCAAGGCTGCTGGCTATCGCAGCCCGGCAGGACTACCGTTGATCCTGCGGCGTCGATGCCCCTTTCACAAGGAGTCCAGCATGCGACATCTCCTGCCCCGAGGACGCGCGGCGCCCCTGCTACTGTCGCTGAGCGCGGCACTGATGAGCCACCCGGCGGCGGCCACCGCGGCCAAACCCAATCACGGCAAGCGGCATCACGGCCGGCTGGAACATACGGCCTACCATCCGCTGCGGCCCGGCAACCCGGCCGGCCTGATGGACCGGCTGGACGAGGAGCGCGTGATGCTCGGCGCCATGTCGATGCTCGGCACCCGCTACCGGCTCGGCAGCCGCAAGAGCACCGCGGTGGACTGCTCGCTGCTGGTCCAGCGCATCTACGCCGCCATCGGCATGGACCTGCCGCGCACCACCCGCGAGCAGATCCACCTGGGCGAACCGGTACACGTGGAGGCGCTGCGCAAGGGCGATCTGCTGTTCTACCGCTGGCAGGGCCGCAATCTGCATGTCGCCATCTACATGGACAACGGCTACATCCTGCATGCCTCGCCCCGCGAGGGAAAGGTGGTCATGACGCAACTCAACCCGAGCTGGAGCCGCCGCCTGGTCGCGGTGCGACGGGTGCTCTATGACCCGTCCTGAAATAGGTTGACACCTATACGGGGTAAAACTGGTCGCTAAAGTATGCTGGATACAGACGCCCGATGGACTTCATCGGGCGTTTTGTATTTCAGGGCCAAGTGTGGCCGTTCATGGTTGTAGATGTGAATGGACTGCCGGACCATCTGTTCGGCCTGTTCCAGGTTGGCGGGTCGCTGGAGCAGGAATTCGTTCTTCAGGATGCCGTTGACGCGCTCTGCCAGGGCGTTCTGGTAGCAGTCGTAGCCGTCGGTCATCGAGCAGGTCAGGCCGTGTCGCTGGTGGATCTGCTGGTAGACGTTCGAGCAGTACTGGATGCCCCGGTCGGAGTGGTGGATCAGCCGCTGAGCCGTCTGCCGGGTCTTGAGCGCCATCTTCAGGGCCTCACTGACCTGCTCGGTCTGCAGGCTGTCGTGGACGTGATAGCCGACGATCTTGCGGGAGTAGGCATCGGTGACCAGGCTCAGGTAGACGCATTTCTCCCGCGTCGGCAGATAAGTGATGTCGGCGACCCAGACCTGCTCGCCGGTCGCGGGCTGGATGCCGCTTCCCGGCTTGAGCAGGTTCGGATGCTTGCGGAAGCGATGATGGCTGTCGGTGGTCTTGTGGTACGCCCGGCGGCTGGGGACCAGCATCCGGGCGTTGCGCAGGATGCTGAACAGGGTATCCCGCCCCACGTGGATGCCGTTGGGCCGCTGCAGCAGGTGCTGCAGCTTGCGGGTGCCCACGCGCGGCTGGCGCAGGCGAATCTGCTCCACGCGCCGGATCACCTCGGAACAGGTCTGTGCACGCTCGCTCGCGCACTCCAGCCGCTGGTAGTACGCCTGCCGGCTGATGCCCATGTAGCGGCAAGCCCTCTTAACGCTCAAGCCCATTACGAGCTTTTGCGCGAGGACTTGCCCACAGGCTTTTTTACCACCACTCCGTAGTCCTTCTTCAGGACATCCACCACCGCCTCGAAAAACTGGGCCTTCTCCTTGGCCTCCCGCAACTCGACCTCCAGCTGCTTGATCCGCTGCTCGGGCGTCAGTGGCTTCTTTTCACTCATCATCGGCTTCCCTTGAGGAGCCCATGATGCCCGCCCCGCTACAGGCCGGCCATATCGCCGAACCCACTGCAGAACCGTCGAGCTGCCCTGGATGCCGTAGCGCTCCTGGGCCTGCCTACAACTCATCTCACCTTTCTCAACCTGATCCACAACCGCCAACTTAAAGGCCATCGTGTAATCGCGCTGTGTCCTCTTAGACCTTGATTCCATTTGACTCTCCTTCTCGGCTTCGAAAAGGTGTCAACCCAGGGCAGGACGGGTCACTAGCATAAAAAAAGGCCCCGCGAACGGGGCCTTTCTCTTCCTCTCGGCTAACGGTCAAGCCGCCGAATTCTTTGCTTCGCTGTTCTCGTAGACGATGAAGGGCTTGGCTTCGCCGCGCACCACCGCCTCGTCGACCACGACCTTGCTGACGTTGGACATCGACGGCAGGTCGTACATCACGTCGAGCAGGATGTTCTCCATGATCGTACGCAGGCCGCGCGCACCGGTCTTGCGCTCCTTGGCGCGCTTGGAGATGGCGCGCAGGGCATCCTCGCGGAACTCCAGGGTCACGCCCTCCATCTGGAACAGCTTGCCGTACTGCTTGACCAGGGCGTTCTTCGGCTCCTTGAGGATCGACATCAGCGCCTTTTCGTCCAGCTCCTCGAGCACCGCCAGGACCGGCAGGCGGCCGACGAACTCGGGGATCAGGCCGAAGCGGATCAGGTCATCCGGCTCCACCTTGGCGTACATCTCGTTGATGTGGCGCGAGTCGTCCTGGCTCTTGACCTCGGCCTGGAAGCCGATGCCTGCCTTGACGGTACGGTTCTGGATGACCTTGTCCAGGCCGGCGAAAGCGCCGCCGCAGATGAACAGGATGCTGGCCGTATTGACCTGCAGGAACTCCTGCTGAGGATGCTTGCGGCCGCCCTGCGGCGGCACGCTGGCGATGGTGCCTTCCACCAGCTTGAGCAGGGCCTGCTGCACACCCTCGCCCGAGACGTCGCGGGTGATCGACGGGTTTTCCGACTTGCGCGAAATCTTGTCGATTTCGTCGATGTAGACGATGCCGCGCTGGGCCTTCTCGACGTCGTAGTCGCACTTCTGCAACAGGCGCGCAATGATGTTTTCCACGTCTTCGCCGACATAGCCGGCTTCGGTCAGCGTGGTGGCATCGGCGATCGCGAACGGCACGTCCAGCAGGCGTGCCAAGGTCTCGGCCAGCAGGGTCTTGCCGGAACCGGTGGGGCCGATCAGCAGGATGTTGGACTTGGCAATTTCCACGCCGTCCTGCGAGCCCTTTACCGACAGGCGCTTGTAGTGGTTGTAGACGGCGACCGACAGGATCTTCTTGGCCGTTTCCTGGCCGATCACGTACTCGTCGAGCACGGCACGGATTTCCTGCGGCTTGGGCAGGCCCTTCGTGCTCGGCTTGGCGTGTACTTCCTCACGGATGATGTCGTTGCACAGGTCGACGCATTCGTCGCAGATGTACACCGACGGACCGGCGATCAGCTTACGGACCTCATGCTCGCTCTTGCCGCAGAAAGAGCAATAAAGGACCCGTCCGTTGTGTGCGCCGCTCCGTGTTTCGTTCGTCATCTCACTTCCTCTCCGGCACCGTGACGGCCCGGTGACACCTGTATAGCACAGTGCCTTTTAGCTGCAAAACCCATGACAGACGCTGAACCGCTCAGCGGCCGATTTCGCCCCGCTGGGTGAATATCTGGTCGATCAGGCCGTAGTCCTTGGCCTGCTCGGCGTTCAGGAAGAAATCACGCTCGACATCGCGGGAGATCTTTTCCAGCGGCTGGCCGGTGTGTTCAGCCATCAATTTGTTCAGTTTTTCGCGCAGATACAGGATTTCGCGAGCCTGGATCTCGATATCCGTGGCCTGGCCCTGGGCGCCGCCCGAGGGCTGGTGGATCATGACCCGTGCATTCGGCAATGCGAAACGCTTGCCCTTGGCACCGGCCGACAGCAGGAAGGCGCCCATGCTGGCCGCCTGGCCAATGCACATGGTGGCCACGTCCGGCTTGATGAAGCGCATGGTGTCGTAGATCGACAGGCCGGCGGTGACCACGCCACCCGGCGAGTTGATGTACAGGTGGATGTCCTTGTCCGGGTTCTCCGACTCCAGGAACAGCAGCTGCGCCACGACCAGGTTGGCCATGTGGTCCTCGATGGGACCGACCACGAACACGATGCGCTCCTTCAGCAGGCGCGAGTAGATGTCGAAAGCGCGCTCGCCGCGGGCGGTCTGCTCCACCACCATCGGGACAAGCTGGGCGCGGGTCTGGTTATCCATTGAACCTTCCTGAATCGTTTTGATTATCGAGGGCGCCGCCGGGGCACGAAGCCCCGGCGGCCTGGATGCTGCAGCTACTTACGCTTGGGCCGGGCGCTGCGGATTCAAGAGCTCGTCGAGCGACAGGCTCTTGTCCGACGGGGTCACGCCGGCGATGAGGCTGTCGACCACCTGGTCTTCCAGCACCATGGCGCGCAGGCCCTGGAGCATCTCGGGGCGCGAGCGGTAGTAGGCCTTGACCTGCTCCGGCTGCTCGTAGTCGGCGGCCATTTCGTCCAGCGCCACATCGACACGGCCCTGGTCCAGCTGGACCTTCTGGGTCTTGATGACTTCACCGATCAGCAGGCCCAGCGCCACGCGCTTCTGCGCCTGCTGCTCGAACAGCGCATCCGGCAGCAGCTCGGCGTGCTTGTCCTTCGGCACGTTGGCCATGTTCATGCGCGACACGGCTTCCTCGCGCAGGCGCGGGATTTCCTGGGAGATCAGCGCCTGCGGGATGTCCAGCGGGTTGGCGACGAGCAGCTGCTCGAGCACCTGGCCCTTGAGGCGGTTGCGCACACCCTTGTCGCGCTCCTTCTCCAGCGCCGCGCGGCACTTGTCGCGCAGGCCGGCTTCGCCAGCACCCTCGTCCACCGAGTGCAGCTTGAGGAAGTCGGCGTCGACCGGCGGCAGCACGGACTCCTTCACTTCCTTCAGCGTCACGGCGAACTGGGCGGTCTTGCCCTTGAGGTTCTCGGCGCGGTAGTCCTCCGGGAAGGCCACGTCCACCACGAACTGCTCACCGGCCGCATGGCCGACGATGCCGTTCTCCAGGTCCGGCAGGAACTGCGAGGAGCCCAGCTCGATCGTCACGTCCTTGCCCTCGCCGCCCTGGAAGGCTTCGCCTTCGAGCGTACCGAGGAAGTCCAGGGTCGCCACGTCGCCCGTGGCCGCCGGACCGGTCTTGGCCTCCAGCGTGCGGCGCGCCTTGCGCAGGTTCTGCACCAGGCGATCGACGTCGGCCTCGCCGACCTCCACCACCGGGCGCTCGATCTGCAGCTGCGACAGCGGGCTGAGCGCAATCTCCGGGTAGACCTCGAAGTGCGCCACGTACTCCAGCGCCTCGCCGGACTTCTCGGCGGTGATGTCGATCTTCGGCGCGCCGGCCGGATTGACGCCGGCCTGGCTCAGCGCCTCGGGATAGGTCTGGTTGACGATGTCAGAGATCGCGTCGAGACGCGCCGACTCGCCGTACTGCTGCTGGATCACCTTGAACGGCGCCTTGCCCGGGCGGAAGCCCGGCAGCTTGGCGCGGCTGGCGACGCGCTTCAGGCGCTCGTCAACCGCACGGGCCACGCGCTCAGCGGGAACCACCACACGCATTTCACGACGCAGACCGCCCGGTGCCTCAACTTTAACTTCCATGGATATCGCTCTGATTTGGAAATATGTTTATTAATCGCTGGTGCGAAAGGCGAGACTCGAACTCGCACGCCTGACGGCGACAAGACCTAAACCTGTTGCGTCTACCAATTCCGCCACTTTCGCCGAAGCTCACCAGTATAGCAGTGGCTCGCCCGAATCCGGCGTCTGAAAAGCGGCCAATCCCTATGAACGAATTCTTTTTCATGGGCCGTCTCGACAGGCTTGACTTGTTAATACGAATCATTATCATTCATATCACCTGCTGACCAACGCCACGAGGTTTCGCCATGCAAAGCCTGAACACGCTGAACACCCTGAGCCTTCCCCGCCGCGCCCAGAGCACCACGGTGGTTCGCAACGTGGTCCCCCGCCTGAAGAGCGAGGACCTGTTCCGCGGCACGCACGAACTGGTCATCGAGCACCAGGGCCAGGAGTATCGCCTGCGGCTGACGCGCAACGACAAGCTGATCCTCAACAAATAACGACCCTCCGCGGGCCCCTGGCCAAAGACGCCCGGGGGACCCGCTACCCCTTTCGCCCTCACGGGTTGGCGACCGCCTACCCCTCTCCCGGAGCATTGCCGCCCGTGAGTGGCGAACCTTTTTTTCCCCCAACACTGCTGTCCCCTCTCCCGCCTGCGGGAGAGGGTGGCCCGAAGGGCCGGGAGAGGGTTTCTGTAAATCACGCTGGGCCTACCAAATCCACGCGCTACAGAAACCCTCTCCCCTCCCCCTCTCCCGCAAGCGGGAGAGGGGACAGGTCAGCAGGCGCATCCGATATGCTTGGCGGATGACTTCGCCGTACCGGCCGTGAAACGGCTCCCTCCTCTTCCCTTGCTGCTGGCCCTCGGCCTGGCACTGCTGCTGTCTGCCTGGCTGGCGCTGGCCAGCGGCCCCCTGCCGCTCGGCACCGCCAAGATCCTCGCCGCCCTGGGCCTGCCGCTGGATGCCGGCCTGCAGGAATACGAGGCCGCCACGGTGCTGCAGCTGCGCCTGCCGCGGCTGGTGCTGGCCCTGCTGGTGGGCAGTGCCCTGGCCTGTGCCGGCGCCACCATGCAGGGCCTGTTCCGCAATCCGCTGGCCGAACCCGGCCTGGCCGGCATCTCCGGCGGCGCCGCGCTGGGCGCGGTGGGCGTGATCGTGCTGGGCAGCAGCCTGCAGCTGCTGGGCGACGACAGCAGCCTGGTGGTATTGCCCTTGGCGGCCTTCCTCGGCGGCAGCCTTGCCGCGCTGCTGGTGGCGGGGCTGGCGCGCATCGACGGTCATACGCGCATCGGCACGCTGCTGCTCGGCGGCCTGGCGGTCAACGCCATCACCGGCGCCGGCATCGGCTTCCTGGCACAGCTGGCCGACGACCTGGCGCTGCGCACGGCGATGTTCTGGATGTTCGGCTCGCTGGGCAAGGCCGGCTGGCCGGAGATCGCCATCGCCGCGCCGCTGCTGCTGGGCTCGCTGTTGCTGATGATCCGCGATTCACGCGCGCTCGATGCGCTGCTGCTGGGCGAGGCCGAGGCCGGGCACCTGGGGATCGACGTGGAGCGGCTCAAGCGCCGCCTGCTGCTGGTGGTGGTGCTGTCGGTGTCGGTATCGGTAGCCGTGAGCGGCATCATCGGCTTCGTCGGCTTGGTGACACCGCACCTGATCCGCCTCTGGGCCGGCCCCGGCCACCGCTTCCTGCTGCCCGCCTCGGCACTGTTCGGCGCCCTGCTGCTGACCCTGGCCGACGTGCTGGCGCGCACGCTGCTGGCACCGTCGGAACTGGCCATCGGTGTCATCACCACCCTGATAGGCGGT includes these proteins:
- a CDS encoding C40 family peptidase is translated as MRHLLPRGRAAPLLLSLSAALMSHPAAATAAKPNHGKRHHGRLEHTAYHPLRPGNPAGLMDRLDEERVMLGAMSMLGTRYRLGSRKSTAVDCSLLVQRIYAAIGMDLPRTTREQIHLGEPVHVEALRKGDLLFYRWQGRNLHVAIYMDNGYILHASPREGKVVMTQLNPSWSRRLVAVRRVLYDPS
- a CDS encoding RHS repeat-associated core domain-containing protein; amino-acid sequence: MGIGAKKRGLLLPALFAACMPAYAYHYPWDQGHDTTGWEDVTHEPGEPKSDCPLPGNECGSPLYLRTGHLVWNDTDIQLAGTVPLGLSRTFNSNDPKDGPFGVGWSFNYESSMYRTAQLAETESGAVASTQYTLRVANGRRLQFTKGGDGSITAPSRFHGTLSDAGDNVQMRHLGGAIETFDRFGALVGSVDQNGNTLTYNYDGSQRITKVANAFGQSLTFAYGANGRVSRVTDHTGRAWTYVYDAEGRLATVTDPLGGKRRYSYQSWQPQADAQIYAQLTAVADEAGKSLLAATYDDDRVSAFTEGERKTTVSYTESESGDIVAVTENDSGNSTWSFVVNPGDGQYTQVTNGLGHVYAYEYDSRGYVTKTIDPTGHAETTVTDELGRATAMNDGRKDIVLSYEGKSPRPRKIRSGTRTTTLGYDAKDNLIAVTDAAGNSTSFTRDGNGRVTAVTDPLNQRSALEYDSRGFAIKQTDPLGRSISFVRDDLGRATSITNADRETTSFVYDALDRVIESTDPLGRKTKFEYDAAGRLAKLTVPNGAAEAYEYDAYGRLITTTHYNGRKTRATYRSDNLIETQTNPQGTLSTFRYDSSKRLTEVAAGALFATYAYDERDLLTRATNETATVERTYDQFGRLLSEETNGRKVGYSYNVHDELASLSSNGKTDSYGYDARGLLTSLKSRHGDYSLSWDALGRMSGMQYPNGLMLANTYDTASQLATRQYGSVRRWSYGYDAAGRITGISEDSTAQTYGYDDLGRLTAANTLAGKYSYAYDAMGNRTEAGQTYNSANEILSGLGETFEHDANGNMVKRTAADGSYIRYGYDDRERLVQTDKFASAEATVEDWRVTYAYDPFGRRIMIDEDGTKKEFLWSGSTMVAEYDGAGNVLKDYAYGPGYAPLSVNGAAGTSFLLSDHLSTPQAAVNGSLSLTWSQKRSPYGEVVATTGTAATAIGFPGQYADGLSRAAYNYFRDSDPALGRYLQNDPIGVLGDINTYAYVGGNPISNIDPTGEFLVVPIVVGAVVGAGVDLAAQLLRNGGDLNCVDLGELGVSALAGAAFSGFGPTGFLLGRGGARAVGYGYSESAGLLNTGATRFGWGYRASTNSDVLRAVVNGAKTDIPGTAIPAGANAARDGAIAGAIGGGSTAAANSSCGCK
- a CDS encoding PKD domain-containing protein; amino-acid sequence: MHTSWQHKGGAWLVALAVLISVTACKGKSKDKTPPTLTAPAETLAVSEPNQELILGIGDNKKLNTDSLQLLIDGSDVAAVFTAPAAGSDQWRIRPAAGWPEGRHGLVVIVADAANNKGRWEGNLNADYSPPALVASDPTANATIAQPDQPLTFNVQDQNLPASISSWSVKQQGGAFVGEVSLVNGVLTLVPAAGWLDGPLQIEIVASDIFGHSGESSFSYTVKLPDLLAMPDATPTSGFAPLAVQLKPTIITKFAVNTYEWDFSGDGKYDVSDPVGRTQNFTYTTPGTYNAKLRVTDSRGKVSEGAVTMEVLNRPPAASVSVDRTNGQVPLTATFSAVASDSDGIARFEWDFNGDGTVDRTTITGSGVSTTYETAGSYPASVTVFDSRGASTRVRAPNIEIRAGEAGSPSVTLTASPVRGFAPLRVSFSATATPASGDSVSTLEWDFDGNGVTDATGASATYEYTLPGTYYPAVTVTTAQSKKAKSVGSMIVDTRVSLSVTDSTIDTVAGTVATVATDLSSNLELRLVIENEAGAVVREVVPWKRRTAGKYSDTWNGTNDAGKVLPRAAYYAVLQYKVGDEVRRLDARGSTGGHATNPPRSSIPRSFQPYNNDPLIVTFTLDGPAEVTAFMGLFNTNTRLVTFLDREPLGAGTHAVSWDGNGDDGKPILTNPSDPFLFGIWAYDFADNAVFVQTPVSFSDLQISPAILVPSDRTASADGRTHLQFKLTKAATIELVVSHVETGQQVRRQAFLGVPAGDASVKWDGRNNAGKFVAPGKYRLGIRAIDDSGHASPFEYRVQRVYY
- a CDS encoding IS3 family transposase (programmed frameshift), which gives rise to MESRSKRTQRDYTMAFKLAVVDQVEKGEMSCRQAQERYGIQGSSTVLQWVRRYGRPVAGRASWAPQGKPMMSEKKPLTPEQRIKQLEVELREAKEKAQFFEAVVDVLKKDYGVVVKKPVGQVLAQKLVMGLSVKRACRYMGISRQAYYQRLECASERAQTCSEVIRRVEQIRLRQPRVGTRKLQHLLQRPNGIHVGRDTLFSILRNARMLVPSRRAYHKTTDSHHRFRKHPNLLKPGSGIQPATGEQVWVADITYLPTREKCVYLSLVTDAYSRKIVGYHVHDSLQTEQVSEALKMALKTRQTAQRLIHHSDRGIQYCSNVYQQIHQRHGLTCSMTDGYDCYQNALAERVNGILKNEFLLQRPANLEQAEQMVRQSIHIYNHERPHLALKYKTPDEVHRASVSSIL